Proteins encoded by one window of Candidatus Sumerlaea chitinivorans:
- a CDS encoding Heme biosynthesis protein related to NirL and NirH encodes MPFTDLEKAIIRELQGTIPLDTLHPYEEIARRVGITEEELHDILRKWKERGIIRRMGAVLKHQKVGKTYNAMSVWRVPDKDKAKEVAAALMSYKEITHCYERPTYPTWPYNLFGMMHCDTRERCDEIAREVAEKTGVTEYALLLSTKEYKKESLQYF; translated from the coding sequence ATGCCGTTCACGGACCTCGAGAAAGCTATCATTCGAGAGCTTCAAGGCACCATTCCGCTCGATACGTTGCACCCCTACGAAGAGATTGCTCGCCGAGTAGGCATCACCGAGGAGGAACTCCACGACATCCTCCGGAAATGGAAAGAACGCGGAATTATCCGTCGGATGGGGGCAGTGCTCAAGCACCAAAAAGTGGGCAAAACCTACAACGCCATGAGTGTGTGGCGCGTGCCCGACAAGGACAAAGCGAAGGAAGTGGCAGCCGCTCTGATGTCCTATAAGGAGATCACCCACTGTTACGAACGCCCAACGTACCCAACGTGGCCGTACAACCTTTTTGGTATGATGCATTGCGATACGCGGGAACGTTGCGATGAAATTGCTCGTGAGGTAGCCGAGAAAACTGGTGTGACGGAATACGCACTGCTTCTGAGCACCAAAGAATACAAGAAAGAAAGTCTACAGTACTTTTGA
- a CDS encoding Rare lipoprotein A precursor, whose protein sequence is MIAIRNAARLMAICAAITAAYVPALAQASASSSRQGGSSTATHRQGASRESAQKAGSKAATKVAASSPNFYVVQSPQETRTSKSNSTQSKASTVAKANSVRRLSVSQGQENIGQPGSQEVIIGSPAAKATEPSRYLTSRSGKEIPDLSPKRSGEATKTSFLSRLNPVHLFEREPKLVPTGYVQTGIASWYGADFHGGGTASGERYDMESLTAAHRSLPFGTLLRVTNLHNGRNVIVRVNNRGPYVKNRIIDLSKAAARQLGMIGRGVAKVKVEVLSLVEPVGDWGAKNFVKN, encoded by the coding sequence ATGATCGCCATACGGAACGCAGCGCGGCTAATGGCAATTTGCGCTGCGATCACAGCGGCATATGTTCCGGCGCTTGCACAGGCGAGTGCCTCGAGTTCTCGGCAAGGTGGAAGCAGCACTGCCACCCATCGACAAGGCGCAAGTAGAGAGAGTGCGCAAAAAGCGGGTTCAAAAGCCGCAACGAAAGTAGCTGCTTCGAGCCCAAACTTCTATGTCGTGCAGAGCCCGCAAGAGACTCGTACGTCGAAGAGCAATAGTACTCAAAGCAAAGCCTCTACCGTCGCTAAGGCGAATTCGGTACGACGCCTTTCCGTTTCGCAGGGGCAAGAAAACATTGGGCAACCCGGCTCACAAGAAGTCATAATCGGCTCGCCAGCGGCTAAGGCAACTGAGCCTTCGAGGTACCTCACCTCCCGTTCAGGTAAGGAAATTCCCGATTTGTCGCCCAAACGTAGTGGCGAGGCGACGAAAACCTCATTTCTCAGCCGTTTAAATCCCGTACATTTGTTTGAGCGGGAGCCGAAGCTGGTTCCGACGGGGTATGTCCAAACCGGCATTGCTTCTTGGTATGGGGCGGACTTCCATGGCGGCGGTACGGCTTCGGGGGAGCGTTACGACATGGAGTCGCTTACTGCTGCACATCGCAGTCTACCTTTTGGGACGCTTCTGCGGGTCACCAACCTTCACAACGGGCGAAATGTGATTGTTCGGGTCAATAACCGCGGACCCTATGTGAAAAATCGCATCATCGATTTATCCAAGGCGGCAGCGCGACAGCTGGGCATGATTGGAAGGGGAGTCGCCAAAGTCAAAGTGGAGGTCCTTTCCCTTGTTGAGCCCGTTGGCGATTGGGGTGCCAAGAACTTTGTGAAGAATTAG
- a CDS encoding hydrogenase, subunit gamma related protein, producing MPIILEKRELAPRTHYFRVKAPLVASHAQAGQFIILRLHEKGERIPLTIADLDRAEGSITLIVQEIGSTTRQMAELQAGDEIRDLLGPLGTPSEISRFGTVVLMGGGFGIAAVHLIGKALREVGNRIVSIIGARTRELLIMESEMRALSDELIVMTDDGSAGRKGLVTEPLAEMIAEGRRVDRVIAIGPMPMMRAVAELTRPHRIKTIVSLNPIMVDGSGMCGGCRVHVGEEMRFACVDGPEFDAHLVDFDELTKRSQMYRDFEKEHLCKLEVAANALQASQAGVAQ from the coding sequence ATGCCTATTATCCTTGAAAAAAGAGAGCTTGCACCTCGGACGCATTACTTTCGCGTGAAGGCCCCCCTGGTGGCAAGTCATGCTCAGGCGGGCCAATTCATCATTTTGCGCCTGCACGAAAAAGGAGAAAGAATCCCGCTCACGATCGCAGACCTTGATCGCGCAGAAGGTTCTATCACACTCATCGTTCAAGAAATTGGTTCCACAACACGGCAAATGGCAGAGTTGCAAGCCGGCGATGAAATCCGTGATTTACTTGGTCCTCTTGGAACCCCCTCCGAAATCTCGCGATTCGGTACCGTCGTTTTGATGGGGGGCGGCTTTGGCATTGCAGCAGTTCATTTGATTGGAAAAGCCTTGAGAGAGGTTGGTAACCGGATCGTATCAATTATCGGAGCTCGCACCCGCGAATTGCTGATCATGGAATCCGAAATGCGCGCTCTCTCAGATGAGCTCATTGTCATGACGGACGACGGTTCGGCCGGACGCAAAGGTTTGGTGACCGAGCCCTTGGCAGAAATGATTGCCGAAGGTAGGAGAGTTGATCGCGTGATCGCGATTGGGCCTATGCCCATGATGCGGGCGGTGGCGGAACTCACGCGGCCTCATCGAATCAAAACCATTGTGAGTCTCAACCCAATTATGGTGGACGGCTCCGGAATGTGTGGCGGATGCCGAGTGCATGTGGGCGAGGAGATGCGTTTTGCCTGTGTCGATGGGCCAGAGTTTGATGCCCACTTGGTGGATTTTGACGAGCTGACAAAACGTTCCCAAATGTACCGCGACTTTGAAAAAGAACATCTTTGTAAGCTCGAAGTTGCTGCGAACGCTTTACAGGCATCTCAGGCAGGAGTCGCGCAATGA
- a CDS encoding GTP pyrophosphokinase — protein sequence MHREALDTMSTHHSYVLHARDTLLAYTRHKCGEDALVRRALSRAEQSHQGQTRDGGEPYIIHPIRVATHFLALWPGPVTQEQIASAVLHDVLEDDRTLRYEDLVAEFGPEVACAVEALSKDTAEHVLSPSEYRERILAAPPFVRLIKLCDRLDNILSLRSCPDHDKVRRYLERTEAYYRVIGESVDRALLDIILKAIEELKVACGEG from the coding sequence ATGCATCGAGAGGCGCTCGACACTATGTCCACGCATCACTCGTACGTACTTCACGCCCGAGACACTCTGCTTGCCTACACTCGGCACAAGTGTGGCGAGGACGCCCTTGTGCGGAGGGCGCTTTCGCGGGCAGAGCAATCGCACCAAGGTCAAACGCGCGACGGCGGCGAGCCCTATATCATCCACCCGATTCGCGTTGCAACGCACTTCCTTGCGTTGTGGCCCGGCCCGGTCACTCAAGAACAGATCGCCAGCGCAGTTCTCCATGACGTTCTTGAAGATGATAGGACGCTACGCTACGAAGACCTTGTGGCGGAATTTGGGCCGGAGGTTGCCTGTGCGGTTGAAGCGCTGAGCAAAGATACGGCCGAACATGTGCTCAGCCCCAGCGAATACCGCGAGCGAATTCTGGCTGCACCGCCTTTCGTTCGACTCATCAAGCTGTGCGACCGCCTCGACAATATCCTCTCGCTACGCAGTTGTCCGGATCACGACAAGGTGCGGCGGTATCTTGAGCGTACCGAGGCCTACTACCGCGTGATCGGTGAAAGCGTGGACCGTGCGCTTCTTGATATCATCTTAAAAGCCATCGAAGAACTTAAAGTGGCCTGCGGGGAAGGATGA
- a CDS encoding Glycosyl transferase, family 2, translating to MKLSVIIPVYNERATIRKIVERVRAVDIPKEIIIVDDCSTDGTRELLPSLEPLVDKIVYHERNQGKGAAIRTGIKHVTGDYVIIQDADLEYDPQEYHLLLEPILQGKADVVYGSRFLTGKAHRVLYFWHMVGNKFLTLLSNMFTNLNLTDMETCYKMIRADVLKQIEIEQDRFGFEPEITAKLARMNLRIYEVGISYDGRSYAEGKKIGWKDGLQAIWCILKYSRGRYIDHGKVTLRHLEEFETYAEWIYKRLQPYVGERIVEIGAGIGNNVRFLTAAPNRKVVLTDARDEYVQLLREKFDGNPNIAVAYYDALQPPSEELLDFNPDTIVCWNVLEHISDDGVALRHFYDMLASQGRVLLLVPAFQSLYCDIDKNLGHYRRYRLEELCSKVRDAGFTIEHSSYFNPLGAIGWFISGKLLRASRIRPIHVAAQRLLMPLAYVLDKLPLPFGLSVICVGRKPSRPSASS from the coding sequence ATGAAACTGAGTGTAATTATCCCTGTTTACAATGAGCGCGCAACCATTCGCAAAATTGTCGAGCGCGTGCGAGCCGTTGACATCCCAAAAGAGATTATCATCGTAGACGACTGCTCCACGGACGGCACACGGGAACTCCTTCCTTCGCTCGAGCCGTTGGTGGACAAAATTGTTTACCACGAGCGCAATCAGGGGAAAGGGGCAGCCATTCGCACAGGGATCAAGCACGTCACGGGGGACTACGTAATCATTCAGGACGCCGATCTCGAGTACGACCCGCAGGAGTATCATCTACTGCTCGAGCCGATTCTTCAGGGCAAAGCGGACGTCGTTTACGGCTCAAGATTCCTGACCGGAAAAGCTCATCGGGTGCTCTACTTCTGGCACATGGTTGGAAATAAGTTTCTCACGCTTCTTTCAAACATGTTCACCAATTTGAACCTCACGGACATGGAAACCTGCTACAAGATGATCCGTGCGGATGTGCTCAAGCAGATCGAAATCGAACAGGATCGATTTGGGTTTGAGCCAGAAATCACCGCTAAGTTGGCCCGGATGAACTTGCGCATTTACGAAGTGGGGATCTCCTACGACGGCCGGAGCTACGCGGAGGGTAAGAAAATCGGGTGGAAAGATGGACTCCAAGCGATCTGGTGCATCCTCAAGTATTCCCGCGGCAGATACATTGACCATGGCAAAGTAACCCTTCGGCATCTCGAAGAATTTGAAACCTACGCCGAGTGGATCTATAAGCGCCTTCAGCCCTACGTTGGGGAGCGCATCGTCGAAATCGGGGCGGGAATTGGCAACAACGTGCGGTTCCTGACAGCGGCACCCAATCGGAAGGTGGTCCTCACTGATGCGAGGGATGAGTACGTTCAGCTGTTGCGAGAGAAGTTCGATGGGAATCCGAACATTGCGGTCGCTTACTACGACGCCTTACAGCCACCTTCTGAGGAACTGTTAGACTTCAATCCGGATACCATCGTCTGTTGGAATGTGCTTGAGCATATTTCTGACGACGGGGTGGCACTTCGGCACTTTTACGACATGCTCGCCTCCCAAGGCCGAGTACTCCTTTTAGTTCCTGCGTTCCAATCGCTTTACTGTGACATCGATAAGAACTTGGGGCACTATCGGCGCTACCGACTTGAAGAGCTGTGTTCGAAAGTGCGTGATGCCGGGTTCACGATTGAACATTCGAGTTACTTCAATCCCCTCGGAGCCATTGGGTGGTTCATCAGTGGCAAGCTGCTGCGCGCTTCACGAATTCGGCCGATACACGTGGCAGCCCAACGCCTTCTCATGCCGCTCGCGTACGTGTTGGATAAATTACCTCTGCCATTTGGACTCTCCGTGATCTGCGTGGGAAGGAAACCGAGTCGTCCAAGTGCGTCATCATGA
- a CDS encoding glutamate synthase (NADPH), homotetrameric, whose product MNPQEKLKIPRHEMPSLPPEKRVTCYDEVALGFDEKIAREEALRCLQCKRPYCVEGCPVAIDIPAFLREVVAGNFDRAAQIIKQTNSLPSICGRVCPQEKQCEARCVLTKKGHSVAIGALERFVADYARRYDLAPLEIRSAPTHKRVAVVGSGPAGLTAAGTLAQLGHEVTIFEALHEPGGVLVYGIPEFRLPKAIVHEEVSTLRNIGVEFALNVLVGRTLTVDELFAMGYKAVFLAPGAGTPMFMNIPGEGLNGVCSANEFLTRVNLMKAFLFPEYDTPVYCGKRVAVIGGGNTAMDAARTARRFNPEKVYIVYRRTEAEMPARREEIEHAKEEGIEFLCLTTPVAYRGDARGWVCEMECQRMELGEPDASGRRRPVPVEGSNFVVPVDTVIVAIGAKTNDLILKTTQGLSAVRGSYLLVDPKTQMTSRPGVFAGGDIAGGEATVIAAMGQGRTAAHSIHQYIMNGAHGA is encoded by the coding sequence ATGAACCCTCAAGAGAAACTAAAAATTCCCCGACACGAAATGCCGTCGCTCCCACCTGAGAAGCGGGTGACATGCTACGATGAGGTTGCGTTGGGGTTCGATGAGAAAATTGCCCGCGAGGAAGCATTGCGATGCCTGCAGTGCAAACGCCCATACTGCGTGGAAGGGTGCCCAGTCGCCATAGACATTCCGGCATTCTTGCGCGAGGTTGTGGCGGGGAACTTTGATCGCGCGGCTCAGATCATCAAGCAAACGAATAGCTTGCCAAGTATCTGCGGACGCGTCTGCCCTCAGGAGAAACAATGTGAAGCGCGATGCGTGTTGACCAAGAAGGGACACTCGGTCGCTATTGGAGCTCTTGAACGTTTTGTCGCCGATTACGCACGTCGCTATGACTTGGCTCCTTTGGAAATCCGCAGCGCCCCGACACACAAGCGAGTGGCCGTTGTGGGCTCTGGGCCTGCAGGTCTCACTGCAGCCGGCACATTAGCCCAACTCGGTCATGAGGTGACGATTTTCGAAGCTCTCCACGAGCCCGGGGGGGTCTTGGTTTACGGTATTCCCGAGTTCCGGCTCCCAAAGGCCATTGTGCACGAAGAGGTCAGTACACTGCGCAACATTGGGGTCGAATTTGCCCTCAATGTGCTTGTGGGGCGGACGCTGACGGTCGACGAGTTGTTTGCAATGGGCTACAAGGCCGTGTTCTTAGCTCCCGGTGCTGGCACCCCAATGTTTATGAATATCCCCGGCGAAGGGCTCAATGGGGTCTGTTCTGCGAATGAATTCCTAACACGCGTGAATTTGATGAAAGCTTTCCTTTTCCCAGAGTACGACACACCCGTGTACTGCGGGAAGCGGGTCGCGGTGATTGGAGGCGGAAACACCGCGATGGATGCTGCGCGCACCGCACGCCGGTTTAATCCCGAGAAGGTTTACATTGTTTATCGCCGAACGGAAGCTGAGATGCCTGCGCGTCGGGAGGAAATAGAGCATGCAAAGGAGGAAGGCATTGAGTTCCTGTGCCTTACCACTCCGGTTGCCTATCGCGGGGACGCACGCGGATGGGTGTGCGAGATGGAATGCCAGCGAATGGAGTTGGGGGAGCCTGACGCCTCCGGCCGACGGCGCCCAGTCCCGGTCGAGGGATCCAATTTTGTCGTGCCCGTGGATACGGTGATTGTGGCTATTGGGGCAAAAACGAATGATCTCATTCTGAAGACGACTCAAGGGCTTTCCGCAGTACGCGGGAGCTACCTGCTCGTTGATCCCAAAACCCAGATGACAAGCCGACCGGGTGTGTTTGCAGGGGGGGACATCGCAGGGGGCGAAGCGACTGTTATCGCCGCAATGGGGCAGGGGCGAACTGCTGCACACAGCATCCATCAGTACATCATGAACGGAGCACACGGCGCTTAG
- a CDS encoding Alkaline phosphatase — translation MKGSIVPRFVAFAACFLLVLSVTAQSREVSRTWKAVVDHQKPRLVVVMVFDQFAYDYAVRFSDLFLPAEDAKSRKLGGFRYLMERGAFYADAHFSHVPTFTGPGHSVIMTGAPLAETGIIGNSWLTSSGKSLNCVEDPAQKVVGAEAPVARAASPVNLRASTVGDELRLATNGKAKIVAISIKDRGSVLMAGHKPTACVWFDPGSGNWVTSTWYTTGTLPRFAEKVNKERLADRWFGAKWDRLLLPSAYERCSPPIPEAQGTAGGLGSGFPKIVGGKSDKPSKSYYDQLTNSPFGIEMTFEVGKVALDSEELGRDTVPDILSLSFSSLDYAVHSYGPQSEEALEFIVRSDRYVSDFLNYLRAKIPGGLDSVLIVMTADHGICPIPELVKATQQVEAGHVQTSAIEAAARQALRAQCGDTTEAKALLFGYNDPYIFLNRDLAEKAGINLPAVREAIAAEISKLPGVYVAYTYDRVVRGQLPASRVSQLIYNGFDPSRSGDVIVILEPFYLPGSGYKGTSHGSPWTYDTHVPLIFAGANILPGLYTTPADVKDIAPTISFLLGIGMPNCARGRILGEMFR, via the coding sequence ATGAAAGGGTCAATTGTTCCCAGATTTGTCGCCTTTGCGGCATGCTTTCTTCTTGTATTGTCCGTTACAGCTCAGTCGCGCGAAGTGTCGCGCACATGGAAGGCTGTGGTAGACCACCAGAAGCCCCGCTTGGTTGTGGTGATGGTATTTGACCAGTTTGCCTACGACTACGCGGTGCGTTTCTCAGATCTTTTCCTTCCTGCCGAGGACGCAAAGAGTCGCAAGCTTGGCGGATTCCGATATCTCATGGAACGTGGTGCATTTTATGCAGACGCCCACTTTAGCCACGTTCCCACCTTCACGGGGCCCGGGCATTCGGTGATCATGACTGGAGCACCATTGGCCGAAACAGGAATCATCGGCAACAGTTGGCTCACGAGTTCTGGAAAGAGTCTGAATTGCGTGGAAGATCCTGCACAAAAAGTGGTTGGCGCAGAAGCCCCCGTTGCTCGCGCCGCATCGCCAGTCAACCTGCGTGCTTCGACTGTCGGCGACGAGCTTCGTCTTGCCACGAACGGAAAGGCGAAAATCGTTGCGATCAGTATCAAGGACCGCGGGTCAGTACTTATGGCTGGGCATAAACCCACGGCGTGTGTGTGGTTCGACCCCGGATCAGGCAACTGGGTTACCAGTACGTGGTACACAACGGGGACTCTCCCGCGGTTTGCGGAGAAGGTGAACAAGGAGCGTTTGGCAGACCGTTGGTTCGGTGCCAAGTGGGATCGGCTCCTGCTGCCATCTGCGTACGAGCGATGCTCGCCGCCCATTCCAGAGGCGCAAGGCACTGCAGGAGGTCTCGGCTCGGGCTTTCCTAAAATCGTAGGGGGCAAGTCCGACAAGCCCTCCAAATCCTATTATGATCAGCTCACAAACAGCCCATTTGGGATTGAGATGACTTTCGAGGTTGGAAAGGTTGCTCTCGACTCCGAAGAATTAGGTCGGGATACAGTGCCGGACATTTTAAGCCTAAGCTTCTCGTCGTTGGACTATGCTGTTCACTCTTATGGCCCCCAGAGCGAGGAAGCTCTCGAATTCATTGTTCGTTCGGACCGCTACGTCAGTGATTTTCTAAACTATTTGCGGGCTAAAATCCCCGGCGGCCTCGACTCTGTGCTCATTGTCATGACAGCAGACCACGGCATTTGCCCCATCCCAGAGCTGGTCAAAGCCACTCAGCAGGTGGAAGCTGGCCACGTTCAAACGTCAGCGATTGAGGCTGCGGCACGGCAAGCGCTGCGTGCACAATGCGGGGACACCACTGAGGCAAAAGCCCTCCTTTTCGGTTACAACGACCCATATATCTTCCTGAATCGCGATCTTGCCGAAAAGGCGGGAATTAATCTGCCTGCTGTTCGAGAAGCAATCGCCGCAGAGATTAGCAAACTCCCGGGTGTCTATGTGGCTTATACATACGATCGAGTGGTGCGCGGCCAACTTCCGGCCAGCCGAGTTTCACAACTCATCTACAACGGATTTGATCCGTCGCGGAGTGGCGACGTTATTGTGATTCTTGAGCCTTTCTATCTGCCGGGGAGTGGCTACAAAGGCACCTCTCATGGTTCGCCGTGGACTTACGACACGCACGTGCCCCTGATTTTTGCTGGGGCAAATATCCTTCCGGGGCTTTACACCACTCCGGCGGACGTGAAAGACATCGCGCCAACGATCTCATTCCTTCTCGGGATCGGTATGCCGAATTGTGCGCGCGGGCGCATTCTCGGCGAAATGTTCCGCTGA
- a CDS encoding Tryptophan synthase alpha chain produces the protein MDTSKENRISIMFETLRSKGECALIPYLTAGFPKPEATSALLEALVAGGADLIELGVPFSDPIADGPTIQAACKVALDQGTTVRKVLEILRDFRSRHTTPVVLFGAYNPFFRYGLKQFAKDARAAGADGVLIPDLPVEAADEVAPILKDEGLHLILLVAPTTPPERKAAIASRAQGFLYYISVKGVTGARKDGLPDLREPIRELRKVTELPIAVGFGISSPEQAASVAQIGDGVIVGSALIELIRQNADQPDLCDRVKEFVSALKAAVQSARK, from the coding sequence ATGGACACTTCTAAAGAAAACCGCATCAGCATAATGTTCGAAACTTTACGGTCTAAGGGGGAATGCGCTCTCATCCCCTACCTGACCGCTGGCTTTCCAAAACCTGAAGCCACCAGTGCGCTTTTGGAGGCACTCGTTGCTGGTGGAGCGGATTTGATCGAGCTGGGGGTCCCTTTTAGCGATCCGATCGCTGATGGGCCAACAATTCAAGCCGCGTGCAAAGTTGCATTGGATCAGGGAACCACAGTACGCAAAGTGCTGGAGATCTTGCGTGATTTCCGCTCGCGGCACACAACGCCTGTTGTTTTGTTTGGTGCATATAACCCGTTTTTCCGATACGGATTGAAGCAATTCGCGAAAGACGCGCGAGCGGCAGGAGCAGACGGGGTGCTCATCCCCGACCTGCCTGTGGAAGCCGCAGATGAAGTCGCGCCGATCCTCAAAGACGAAGGCTTGCACTTGATCCTACTGGTGGCGCCCACTACCCCACCTGAGCGCAAAGCCGCAATTGCCAGCCGAGCCCAAGGCTTCCTGTATTACATTTCCGTCAAGGGTGTCACTGGTGCGCGTAAAGACGGCTTGCCAGACCTCCGTGAGCCTATCCGCGAGTTGCGTAAAGTCACAGAGCTACCCATCGCTGTCGGATTTGGCATTTCTTCACCTGAGCAAGCCGCAAGCGTTGCGCAGATTGGGGACGGCGTCATCGTGGGGAGCGCGCTCATCGAATTGATCCGGCAAAATGCAGATCAACCGGACCTGTGTGATCGGGTGAAAGAATTTGTGTCTGCGCTCAAGGCAGCAGTTCAATCAGCACGAAAGTGA
- a CDS encoding Heme biosynthesis protein related to NirD and NirG: MHPDDAVQLDELDRRILNIIQAGFPIHHSPYAEMARQIGDVSEQEVHRRVLDLIDRGVIRRLGAVFDTKRLGFMSTLIAMRVPEERIDEVGELVSSYIGVSHNYKREHTYNLWFTLAAPSRQELMATIEDIKRRTGIGDLLYLPTVRMHKIFVNFELPVGESPTATSASPQQTKSQEE; encoded by the coding sequence ATGCATCCCGACGATGCTGTCCAGTTAGACGAGTTAGATCGGCGAATCCTGAACATCATTCAAGCAGGCTTTCCAATCCATCATTCCCCCTACGCTGAAATGGCACGCCAGATTGGAGACGTCTCTGAGCAAGAGGTTCACCGCCGGGTGCTTGATCTGATTGATCGCGGGGTGATTCGCCGTTTGGGCGCGGTGTTCGATACCAAGCGACTTGGCTTCATGAGTACACTGATCGCCATGCGAGTGCCTGAGGAGCGTATTGACGAGGTTGGTGAGTTGGTGAGTTCCTACATTGGGGTAAGCCACAACTATAAGCGGGAGCACACCTATAACCTCTGGTTTACGTTGGCTGCTCCGTCCCGTCAGGAACTCATGGCCACAATTGAAGACATCAAGCGGCGAACTGGAATTGGGGATCTCCTCTACCTGCCCACGGTGCGAATGCATAAGATTTTCGTCAATTTTGAGCTGCCGGTTGGCGAATCTCCGACAGCAACGTCGGCATCTCCTCAACAGACGAAATCCCAGGAGGAGTAG
- a CDS encoding Isocitrate dehydrogenase [NADP], which yields MERVPITVAYGDGIGPEIMEATLRILDAAGARIAPEVIEIGEKVYLKGIPTGIEPGAFESLRRTKVFLKAPITTPQGGGYKSLNVTTRKAFGLYANVRPCISYHPFVRTKHPGMNVVIIRENEEDLYAGIEHQQTPDVVQCLKLITRPGCEKIVRYAFEYALRNNRKKVSCFTKDNIMKKTDGLFHRIFDEIGAEYPEIEKEHWIVDIGAAKLADTPENFDVIVLPNLYGDILSDVAAQIGGSVGLAGSANIGDHCAMFEAIHGSAPRHAGENVANPSGLLLGAVMMLVHIGQPDVAEKIHNAWLRTIEDGIHTYDIYDPNVSKQKVGTREFADAVIARLGQEPSVLKPVRYNNQASLAPRGPAVRPAPAVTQELVGVDVFLKWTPGKPDELANLLLPLAEPGWELFGISNRGQRVWPGGLEETFCVDHWRCRFIAKAAPCSLEHIVALLNRVQQAGLEFIKTENLYNFNGQPGYSTF from the coding sequence ATGGAGCGAGTTCCGATTACAGTAGCTTACGGCGATGGGATCGGCCCTGAAATTATGGAAGCTACGCTACGCATCCTTGACGCCGCGGGTGCGCGCATCGCGCCGGAAGTGATTGAAATTGGCGAGAAGGTCTATCTCAAAGGTATTCCCACCGGCATCGAACCCGGCGCGTTTGAGTCGTTACGCCGTACCAAAGTGTTTCTTAAGGCGCCGATCACCACCCCACAAGGGGGAGGATATAAGAGCCTGAACGTTACAACACGCAAAGCGTTTGGTCTCTATGCCAATGTGCGGCCATGCATCTCCTATCATCCCTTCGTGCGCACCAAGCATCCCGGGATGAATGTCGTCATTATTCGCGAAAATGAAGAGGACCTATACGCAGGGATCGAGCATCAGCAAACGCCGGATGTCGTGCAATGCCTAAAGCTAATCACTCGCCCGGGGTGCGAAAAGATCGTGCGGTACGCCTTTGAATACGCGCTTCGCAATAATCGCAAAAAAGTCAGCTGTTTTACAAAAGATAACATTATGAAGAAGACCGATGGGCTCTTCCATCGGATCTTTGACGAAATTGGGGCCGAGTACCCGGAAATCGAAAAAGAACATTGGATAGTCGATATCGGGGCAGCCAAATTGGCTGACACCCCAGAGAATTTCGACGTGATCGTTTTGCCAAATCTCTATGGGGATATTCTCTCGGACGTGGCTGCCCAGATTGGCGGAAGTGTGGGGCTTGCCGGCAGCGCAAATATCGGGGATCATTGTGCAATGTTTGAGGCTATCCACGGATCTGCGCCACGGCATGCGGGCGAGAACGTTGCCAACCCCTCGGGGCTACTTCTTGGGGCCGTGATGATGCTGGTCCACATCGGTCAACCAGATGTGGCGGAGAAGATCCACAACGCGTGGTTACGAACGATCGAAGACGGCATCCATACCTACGACATTTATGACCCGAACGTTAGTAAGCAAAAGGTGGGCACGCGAGAATTTGCGGACGCGGTCATTGCCCGTCTCGGCCAAGAGCCAAGCGTGTTAAAACCCGTCCGATACAACAATCAAGCTTCATTAGCCCCGCGTGGCCCAGCGGTGCGCCCGGCTCCTGCCGTGACGCAAGAGCTCGTCGGAGTGGACGTTTTCCTCAAATGGACACCGGGCAAGCCTGATGAACTCGCAAACCTCCTTCTCCCGCTCGCGGAGCCGGGATGGGAATTGTTTGGCATTAGCAATCGTGGCCAACGCGTATGGCCCGGTGGTCTGGAGGAAACGTTCTGTGTGGACCACTGGCGGTGTCGCTTCATTGCCAAAGCTGCTCCATGCAGTCTTGAACATATTGTCGCCTTGCTAAACCGCGTTCAACAAGCGGGGTTGGAATTCATCAAGACGGAGAACCTCTACAACTTCAACGGGCAGCCGGGGTACTCGACGTTCTAA